aacgatcctagaaccactatgctatagtagcttggctactttagtaatagtatttaaggtataaattttgttgatacgcctttaaagctaaacTACCAAGAGTCGCATCACACTCTCGTCAGGATCTGATAAAATAAAAGTGTATCATGTAGAGATGAAAGATTGACTTAATGGAGTTTgctccaaggtggagattgttgggAAATGTCCCAAATTCCAAATTAGTAAAGATTCTTTTTCGTGAAGAATATTGCatagaatatttcctaagttAATTTGCTATtgtaattttagattttttattaaataaggaagttattaggaatatttctataaatattttaggaaaaaagttatgagatggagatagaCTTATAAAGACTATATAAGGTGAATAGAGATATGAGGAAAAACGAGAGATACCCAGTGGAGCGAGGGGGCTCTGGTTTAGGGTGTGGATATAAGGAGTGGGGAAATATGAGATGTTTCAAGAACCTAATAGTTGCATCTGGTTTTGTTAATATTCTCTATTATATAGTGGAATGATTATCTCTCATTTATGGATGTAGGTATGGGTGGCGAACCATATTAAAACATCTTGTACCATGtatgtgattgttttatctttgtattaTTAAGTTAACATTGTTTGCATTAAAGCTTACCCGAGCACAACTTCTCCTTTTGTTCACTAACTCATCCCTCAAATATTTCCACTAAGCTTCAAACTTCCTTCTATTGAAATTATGGTTTGGCCTGAACCTACAACCTGAAGATACACAAGAAAAATAGTGATAAAATGCAACAAGCTAAGTTACAAACAACAACTGTAAGTGATCAATGAGCGAGTTTTAAGCACcttaaacatattaaaatagGTTTAGACCTATTGAAATGCTAAATTTGGGTACTTATCAGTCCCTAATAGCCTAACACATGAACTTCCCATAAAAAACGCAACCCTTTTTTTTCAACTATTCAACCATGTTAGACCTATGAGAATCCTGTGGTTTTCTTTGGATTCCAATTAATATACATCACTTTGTAGGCATCCACCTATGTATTcctaatttatattttgaactAAATCCATCATTTAATACTAAACTAcatttagattttgaaataaatatttaaaataatttattttgcataacCTTCAAAGATAAATCTAAAATACTAAATCGGGGTTAAATACTTGCTTTGTGCAATATAATTAAGTTGTTCAACAAAATGATCTCCAAAACCTTATGTTGGCCCATAAACAATTTGGATAACTTAAGCccaaaccaaaaattaaaacctTTCTATATTCAGATAACCCAATTGTTCATTTCCTTAAATTAGATTATATTATAAGCATATATTTCTCAGACGCAAAGTGGCTGAAAGATTACATCAACTAATATTTGATCTGGCCATCACAATTTTGACATAATGTCCTCTTGGAACTCAgacaaaggaaaatagaaaatccTACAATGGATCCTGCCGGTACCTACGCTGAGGCACCTTCTTAAATGTAGCCCTCATAAGAACAAAATATGATGGGAACTGTCGGAGGACAAAGTATGTGACTATGAAGAAGGTGAGCGCATATATCGGGATAGCAGCGTATTTCAAATGATCATCAAGCATTAGAAAGTGCCCAGAGCAGAAACATAATAACATGGCCGCTATGGATACAAAGAGAGAGGTTAAACCTAGTATAAGATTCCGAGGCAAGTTGTTACTAAAGTCTTTATAGTCGTACTTGGAACTgagaatggagaaaaaaatgagcAAAGAGATGAAAGAAGAGCAAAGAGCAACCAGTGATGAAAttgcaaaaaatctaaaagccAAATGGTGTTGGAAAATTGGCTCTCCAGTATCTTGGTTGACCCCACCTGGTACGGTGGCTGATGAGGCAAAGGCGACGGTTGATATCAGAGCTGCAATGAAAGAGCAAGAATTGCATGTGCTGTTGAGCCATTCTTTGCTTTTGTCAAGGAGTTGTCCATGTGTTGCTGTAAAGATCTGCAATGGGATCTTTCCATAGTTATTCGTACCCATAAAGAAATCTCGTGGCAAGGTGTTCTTCACATACTGCAGTATTAAGTCACTATATTGGATACaactgaaaacaaaaaatttaaaagaccGACCTAGGATTGAGAATTAATGGCACATACCTCGTACCATTTGACTTCCCACTGCAGTTGCAACATGCTGATAGGCATATATATGAGATTTTCTAGCTTTGCAGCTAGATGCAATGCGGAATTCATATTCTTATCGAGCAGACGAAATGCAAGGTCTTTATCAACAACATCACTTCTCCTCCTAAGTAAGAATTCATATATATGGGATTGTCTAAGCTCCACTGCTACCAGCACTATGTTCTTCGATGTGTTGTCCTTGTCATGAATGGTCATAGGAAATACTTGCAGGATTTTCTCTACCATTTCAATGACACCGTTTGCTGCTGCAACTAGTATTGGTGTCTGAAAAGCTGCAAAGAGAACAAAATTCATTCTTCAACTACAAGCAAATTTCCCAATGGATTAGCTAACAATCTAATGGCAATGttgaaaaattggagaattTGAGTTGTGATTAATTCATACTAAGCTGAATTACTTTGCTCCATATCTGGTTCTCATTTTAGTTACAGAAAGAGCAAGGGGTTACTTTTTCTCCACATGTGTGTTTATTAGTAAGAAAGAGAGTTGACAAAGTAGTTACCTTTGCCTCTTTTGAAGACTTCATACTCTGAATAACAACGTGCCTCACTTGTCTGATCGTTTTGAGGTTCAGACCTCACAGCATGTTCAAGTAGTTTGTTCATGATTTGAACAGACCATATGTGTGTCTCTTTAATCTCTTTTAGCGTCCTTATCTCCCTTGATCCTTACATATACCACAAACAATCAAGAGTATATTTAATTACAATCTATATTgtttaatttgggaattaacACGGGGAAATTGATCTATACCTAGCATTATTGAGCGGTCAACCAGTTTAGATAGAATAAGCCCAAAGAAGTTCAAGCATCTGTCATATGTTGAGGGGAAAACTTGACGGCCTTGAGCTCCAGTGCTTGAATGGTGGCCTATACAAAGGTATAAATCAATGTTTAATTCCTTGAACTACTTCCCTTAAGACTTGATCAGCTTAGATCAAGTAGATTCTACACTGGTCATGATGTTCATTAATACCTTGCTCTTCTTCAGGATTTTCTGCATCCAACCGCTTGTTTGATTTTCGTACACTTTTTTGGCCAGTCACTGAAATAATTTAAACGTATAGCAATGATCATATATATTATGAGAAATCAATTGGTGAATGATGGCATTCATGTTTATGCAATTGCAGCTAACAAGAGTTTTCTTCTAAATGATCAATCTCAACACCCACCTAGTAATTTAATCATCTTCCATGGCACTTGAAAGAAGTTGATACATGTTTGATAGTTGTTTGGATAGCAAAGGCTCTCCgccttctttttctctttgaaagTCTCCGGGATGAGATCTTCAACGTATATGCCTTGCAAGTTAACATTGGGAATTTTTAGAAGTTAATTTGTGGCCTTGGTTGAAAATAAGATGCACACTAATTCATTCTTTcgtataataaaaatatatataatgttataaatgttatatgttatgaaggaaaaaaaaaaagttaatgagACTAAAATGAACATATGAAATCTGGATTGACAGAAATGTGGACCGATGCATGGTATTATTGCTCTAGAACATGA
Above is a genomic segment from Vitis riparia cultivar Riparia Gloire de Montpellier isolate 1030 chromosome 7, EGFV_Vit.rip_1.0, whole genome shotgun sequence containing:
- the LOC117917892 gene encoding uncharacterized protein LOC117917892, giving the protein MGLAGFYVYIYKGVASEFIVVRGGRMSSTSDANDVERMRRELIKSVASNWDDVVKIYGQDPRAHKIKLGESGNTALHVAVTSGQEDIVEQLVKLINERSENALDVLSIKGGDLESNPLHLAASLGSIRMCKCIIGDQHKQLLGTRNRGSATPMYMAVLHGKKDTFLWLYEMCDNSAQAHAYCHAHHGITVLHVAITNGCWDLAFEIIRTLGGLMDSVSDYGDSPLHVLARSPTAFRSGISLSFFHRIIYSCIYVEDLIPETFKEKKKAESLCYPNNYQTCINFFQVPWKMIKLLVTGQKSVRKSNKRLDAENPEEEQGHHSSTGAQGRQVFPSTYDRCLNFFGLILSKLVDRSIMLGSREIRTLKEIKETHIWSVQIMNKLLEHAVRSEPQNDQTSEARCYSEYEVFKRGKAFQTPILVAAANGVIEMVEKILQVFPMTIHDKDNTSKNIVLVAVELRQSHIYEFLLRRRSDVVDKDLAFRLLDKNMNSALHLAAKLENLIYMPISMLQLQWEVKWYEYVKNTLPRDFFMGTNNYGKIPLQIFTATHGQLLDKSKEWLNSTCNSCSFIAALISTVAFASSATVPGGVNQDTGEPIFQHHLAFRFFAISSLVALCSSFISLLIFFSILSSKYDYKDFSNNLPRNLILGLTSLFVSIAAMLLCFCSGHFLMLDDHLKYAAIPIYALTFFIVTYFVLRQFPSYFVLMRATFKKVPQRRYRQDPL